In a genomic window of Methylovirgula sp. 4M-Z18:
- a CDS encoding GFA family protein: MTDHALTGGCQCGLVRFACMAEPHRVSVCHCRMCQKAMGNVFGIFAGFATRDVRWTRDTPARFQSSEAGERGFCNACGTPLYYKVIDEGGIWLTVGSFDTPEHFPPVSASGVQSKLPWADALHELPGRNTIIQARFASRQHPDHDT; encoded by the coding sequence CATGCCCTGACCGGCGGCTGCCAATGCGGCCTTGTGCGTTTTGCCTGTATGGCAGAGCCGCATCGCGTTTCGGTTTGCCATTGCCGCATGTGCCAGAAGGCCATGGGCAATGTGTTCGGCATCTTTGCCGGCTTCGCGACGCGCGACGTGCGCTGGACGCGGGATACGCCGGCGCGCTTTCAATCGTCGGAGGCGGGCGAGCGTGGCTTCTGCAATGCCTGCGGCACACCGCTTTATTACAAGGTTATCGATGAAGGCGGGATCTGGCTGACCGTCGGCAGCTTCGACACGCCGGAGCATTTTCCACCCGTGTCCGCCAGCGGCGTGCAAAGCAAACTGCCCTGGGCCGATGCTCTGCACGAATTGCCGGGCCGCAACACCATCATTCAAGCCCGCTTCGCCTCGCGCCAGCACCCGGATCACGATACGTAA
- the recA gene encoding recombinase RecA, with product MSQANLRLVEGSSVDKTKALDAALSQIERAFGKGSIMRLGKNQKAVEIETVSTGSLGLDIALGVGGLPRGRIVEIYGPESSGKTTLALHTIAEAQKNGGVCAFVDAEHALDPVYARKLGVNLEDLLISQPDTGEQALEITDTLVRSGAIDVLVIDSVAALTPKSEIEGEMGEVQPGLQARLMSQALRKLTASISRSRTMVIFINQIRMKIGVMYGSPETTTGGNALKFYASVRLDIRRIGAIKNGEEVVGNQTRVKVVKNKVAPPFKQVEFDIMYGEGVSKMGELVDLGVKAGVVEKSGAWFSFDSQRLGQGRENAKAFLRANPDAAAKIEQAIRENAGLIADRILDNADPADGDD from the coding sequence ATGTCGCAAGCGAATCTCCGCCTCGTGGAAGGATCATCCGTGGACAAAACCAAGGCGCTCGACGCCGCGCTTTCCCAAATCGAGCGGGCCTTCGGCAAAGGCTCGATCATGCGGCTTGGCAAGAATCAAAAGGCGGTCGAAATCGAAACCGTGTCGACCGGGTCGCTCGGCCTCGATATCGCGCTCGGGGTCGGCGGGTTGCCGCGCGGCCGTATCGTCGAGATTTACGGGCCGGAAAGCTCGGGCAAGACCACTCTGGCCCTGCACACGATTGCCGAAGCGCAGAAAAACGGCGGCGTCTGCGCTTTCGTCGATGCCGAGCATGCGCTCGATCCGGTCTATGCCCGGAAATTGGGCGTGAACCTGGAAGATTTGCTGATTTCCCAGCCCGACACCGGCGAGCAGGCGCTGGAGATCACCGACACGCTGGTGCGGTCCGGCGCGATCGACGTGCTCGTGATCGATTCGGTCGCGGCGCTCACCCCGAAGTCGGAAATCGAGGGCGAAATGGGCGAGGTGCAGCCCGGCCTGCAGGCCCGTCTGATGAGCCAGGCCCTGCGCAAGCTCACCGCCTCGATCTCGCGCTCCCGGACGATGGTGATTTTCATCAATCAGATCCGCATGAAGATCGGCGTGATGTATGGCTCGCCCGAAACCACGACCGGCGGCAATGCGCTGAAATTCTATGCGTCCGTGCGCCTCGACATCCGCCGCATCGGCGCGATCAAGAACGGCGAGGAAGTGGTCGGCAACCAGACCCGCGTGAAAGTGGTCAAGAACAAGGTGGCGCCGCCGTTCAAGCAGGTCGAATTCGATATCATGTATGGCGAGGGCGTTTCGAAGATGGGCGAACTCGTCGATCTTGGCGTCAAGGCCGGGGTGGTGGAAAAATCCGGCGCCTGGTTCTCCTTCGACAGCCAGCGCCTCGGTCAGGGCCGCGAGAACGCCAAAGCATTCCTGCGCGCCAACCCCGATGCGGCGGCGAAGATCGAACAGGCGATCCGCGAAAACGCCGGCCTCATCGCCGATCGCATTCTCGACAATGCCGATCCGGCGGATGGGGACGATTGA
- the alaS gene encoding alanine--tRNA ligase, with amino-acid sequence MSGVNEIRSTFLDYFGRHGHEIVPSSPLVPRNDPTLMFTNAGMVQFKNVFTGVERRAYNRATTAQKVVRAGGKHNDLDNVGYTARHHTFFEMLGNFSFGDYFKEQAIHHAWTLVTKDFGLSPKHLLVTVYHEDDEAAELWRKIAGFPDHKIIRIPTSDNFWQMGDTGPCGPCSEIFIDQGPALQGGPPGSPDEDGDRFLEFWNLVFMQFEQLPGGTRVPLPKPSIDTGLGLERMAAILQGVHSNYDTDLFRALIRASADATGVDPDGQNASHHRVIADHLRASSFLVADGVLPSNEGRGYVLRRIMRRAMRHAQLLGAKDPLMYRLVPALTREMGAAYPELIRAEPLITETLKLEETRFRTTLARGLAILDEEARTLVPGAKLDGEVAFKLYDTYGFPLDLTEDALRLRQIGVDTDVFRAAMERQREEARKGRFSSGETATETIWFGLKDKVGATDFLGYETEKAEGVVTAILTAGAEAQVLKAGETGLVLLNQTPFYGESGGQVGDTGLFVGASSRARVTNTQKKLGDLFVHEVSVEEGELKVGDALELIVDHARRTAIRANHSATHLLHEALRQVLGDHVAQKGSLVAPDRLRFDFAHPKPISPQELDEVEAIANRIIRQNGEVVTRLMGQEDAIKSGARALFGEKYGDEVRVVSMGVNDDEGEIGSPYSVELCGGTHVRRTGDIGLLSIVSEGAVASGVRRVEAKTAEGARLHLADESKRLRNLADLLKAPVDDAENRVAALIEERRKLERDLADARKKLAMGGSSNAGDSATRDVAGVKLFARVVSGIEMKDLKSLADEAKQSVGSGVVAIVGIGEDGKAGVVVGVTSDLTARFNAVNLVRVASEKLGGKGGGGRPDMAQAGGPDGAQAEAALQAVEAAMAA; translated from the coding sequence ATGAGCGGCGTGAACGAAATCCGGTCCACTTTTCTCGATTATTTTGGCCGTCACGGCCATGAAATCGTCCCGTCCTCACCGCTGGTGCCGCGCAACGACCCGACGCTCATGTTCACCAATGCCGGCATGGTGCAGTTCAAGAACGTGTTCACCGGCGTCGAGAGACGGGCTTACAACCGCGCCACCACCGCGCAAAAAGTGGTGCGGGCGGGCGGCAAGCACAACGATCTCGACAATGTCGGCTATACCGCGCGCCACCACACGTTCTTTGAAATGCTGGGCAATTTCTCGTTCGGCGATTATTTCAAGGAACAGGCGATCCATCACGCCTGGACGCTGGTGACTAAGGATTTCGGCCTCAGCCCGAAGCATCTGCTCGTCACCGTCTATCACGAGGACGACGAAGCGGCCGAACTTTGGCGCAAGATCGCGGGCTTCCCCGATCACAAGATCATCCGCATCCCGACCTCGGACAATTTCTGGCAGATGGGCGACACCGGCCCCTGCGGCCCTTGCTCCGAGATCTTCATCGACCAGGGCCCGGCGCTGCAGGGCGGCCCGCCCGGCAGCCCGGACGAGGACGGCGACCGCTTCCTCGAATTCTGGAACCTCGTGTTCATGCAATTCGAGCAATTGCCCGGCGGGACCCGCGTGCCGCTGCCCAAGCCCTCGATCGATACCGGCCTGGGCCTCGAGCGCATGGCGGCGATCCTGCAGGGCGTGCATTCGAACTACGATACCGACCTGTTCCGCGCGCTGATCCGCGCCTCGGCGGATGCGACCGGCGTCGATCCGGACGGGCAGAATGCGAGCCACCACCGGGTGATTGCCGACCATTTGCGCGCCTCCTCCTTCCTCGTCGCCGATGGCGTGCTGCCGTCGAACGAGGGCCGCGGCTACGTGCTGCGCCGCATCATGCGCCGCGCCATGCGCCACGCGCAATTGCTCGGCGCGAAAGACCCGCTGATGTATCGCCTCGTGCCGGCGCTGACCCGCGAAATGGGCGCGGCCTACCCTGAGCTCATCCGCGCCGAGCCGCTGATCACCGAAACCCTGAAACTGGAAGAAACCCGCTTCCGCACCACGCTGGCGCGCGGTCTCGCCATTCTCGACGAGGAAGCGCGCACCCTGGTGCCAGGCGCCAAGCTCGATGGCGAAGTCGCGTTCAAGCTCTACGACACCTATGGCTTCCCGCTCGATCTGACCGAGGACGCGCTGCGCCTGCGCCAGATCGGCGTCGACACGGACGTCTTCCGCGCGGCCATGGAGCGCCAGCGCGAAGAGGCACGCAAGGGCCGCTTCTCGTCCGGCGAAACCGCGACGGAGACGATCTGGTTCGGCCTCAAGGACAAGGTCGGCGCCACCGATTTCCTCGGCTATGAAACCGAGAAGGCCGAGGGCGTCGTCACCGCGATTCTGACCGCGGGGGCGGAAGCGCAAGTCCTGAAGGCTGGCGAAACCGGCCTCGTCCTGCTCAACCAGACGCCGTTCTACGGCGAATCCGGCGGTCAGGTCGGCGACACCGGCCTGTTCGTCGGCGCATCGTCCCGCGCCCGCGTCACCAACACGCAAAAGAAGCTGGGCGATCTCTTCGTCCACGAGGTGAGCGTCGAGGAGGGCGAGCTCAAGGTCGGCGACGCGCTCGAACTCATCGTCGATCATGCCCGCCGCACCGCGATCCGCGCCAACCATTCGGCGACCCACCTTTTGCACGAGGCGTTGCGCCAGGTGCTCGGCGATCATGTCGCGCAGAAGGGCTCGTTGGTCGCGCCCGACCGTTTGCGCTTCGACTTCGCCCACCCCAAGCCGATCTCGCCGCAAGAGCTCGATGAAGTCGAGGCCATCGCCAATCGCATCATCCGCCAGAACGGCGAGGTGGTGACGCGGCTGATGGGCCAGGAAGACGCGATCAAGTCGGGCGCCCGCGCCCTGTTCGGCGAGAAATACGGCGACGAAGTGCGCGTCGTGTCCATGGGCGTGAACGACGACGAGGGCGAAATCGGCTCACCCTATTCGGTCGAATTGTGCGGCGGCACCCATGTGCGCCGCACCGGCGACATCGGCCTGCTCAGCATCGTCTCCGAAGGCGCGGTCGCGTCGGGCGTGCGGCGCGTCGAGGCGAAGACCGCCGAAGGCGCGCGCCTGCATCTGGCCGATGAATCGAAGCGCCTGCGCAATCTCGCCGATCTGTTGAAGGCGCCGGTCGATGATGCGGAAAACCGTGTCGCCGCGCTTATCGAGGAGCGCCGCAAACTGGAGCGCGATCTCGCCGATGCGCGCAAGAAGCTCGCCATGGGCGGCAGCAGCAATGCGGGCGATTCCGCAACGCGCGACGTTGCCGGCGTCAAGCTCTTTGCCCGCGTGGTCAGCGGCATCGAGATGAAGGATTTGAAATCTCTCGCTGACGAAGCCAAGCAAAGCGTCGGCTCGGGCGTCGTCGCCATCGTCGGCATCGGCGAGGACGGCAAGGCCGGCGTGGTGGTCGGGGTCACGAGCGATCTCACCGCGCGCTTCAATGCGGTCAATCTGGTGCGCGTCGCCTCCGAAAAGCTCGGCGGCAAGGGCGGCGGCGGCCGCCCCGACATGGCCCAGGCCGGCGGCCCGGACGGCGCGCAAGCCGAAGCCGCATTGCAAGCGGTGGAAGCCGCCATGGCGGCGTGA
- a CDS encoding GNAT family N-acetyltransferase produces the protein MTVSLAPNIVIRAFGAEDDLQAVLDLAHRAFGAIPMTPPSGVLRETLQDFRERLADQVLLIARERDAIVAAVFCVPKPPALYLNRLVVAPEHQRQGLGRAMLEAATREALRQSLTKLSLSVRIALAGNRSFFESYGFRIIGAHTHPGFSEPTSYDMEKSLV, from the coding sequence GTGACGGTTTCGCTTGCGCCGAACATCGTCATTCGCGCCTTTGGCGCGGAGGACGATCTGCAAGCCGTTCTCGATCTTGCCCATCGCGCCTTCGGCGCGATTCCCATGACGCCGCCCTCGGGCGTGCTGCGCGAGACGTTGCAGGATTTTCGCGAGCGGCTCGCCGACCAAGTCTTGCTGATCGCGCGCGAGCGCGATGCGATCGTCGCCGCGGTCTTCTGCGTGCCAAAGCCGCCCGCGCTCTATCTCAACCGCCTCGTCGTCGCGCCGGAGCACCAGCGCCAAGGCCTCGGCCGCGCCATGCTGGAGGCCGCAACGCGCGAAGCGTTGCGGCAGTCGCTCACCAAGCTTTCGTTGAGCGTCCGTATCGCGCTTGCGGGCAACAGAAGCTTTTTCGAATCCTACGGCTTTCGCATCATCGGCGCGCATACCCATCCGGGTTTCTCAGAGCCGACCTCTTACGACATGGAGAAATCGCTCGTTTGA